One part of the Truepera radiovictrix DSM 17093 genome encodes these proteins:
- a CDS encoding SufE family protein, translating into MSVPAKLQTIVESFQSAPKQLRLQLLLEYSKKVPPLPEYFRDHHDAMERVHECQTPFFIATEFPDEARVVFHFDAPPEAPTTRGFAGVLSEGLNGLSPDEVLATPDNFYEALKLGEVISPLRLRGMSAIMSRLKRQVREHQGLE; encoded by the coding sequence ATGAGCGTGCCCGCAAAACTCCAGACCATCGTCGAGAGCTTTCAGAGTGCCCCCAAGCAGCTCCGGCTACAGCTGCTGCTCGAGTACTCCAAAAAGGTCCCGCCGCTGCCCGAGTACTTTAGAGACCACCACGACGCCATGGAGCGCGTCCACGAGTGCCAGACGCCCTTCTTTATCGCCACCGAGTTCCCGGACGAGGCGCGCGTCGTCTTCCACTTCGACGCCCCCCCCGAGGCGCCCACCACCCGCGGCTTCGCGGGGGTGCTCTCCGAAGGGCTCAACGGCCTCTCGCCGGACGAGGTCCTCGCGACCCCCGACAACTTTTACGAAGCGCTCAAGCTCGGCGAGGTCATCTCGCCTCTCAGGCTGCGCGGGATGAGCGCGATCATGAGCCGCCTCAAGCGGCAGGTGCGGGAGCACCAGGGGCTCGAGTAA